Within the Fundidesulfovibrio putealis DSM 16056 genome, the region GATAGGTAGCTTGTGGCCTGTCGTGCTTCGTCAGGGCCAATCTTTTCATAGTTTTTCACTTCAAATGTTACTTGTCTAGTGCTGTAGTCTTCAAGGATTCTTCTCCAAAAACCTTTGTCACCGTTGTTTGTGGCAACGATATCCCTTCTTTGCACGGAATTGCTGTTCGGCTTGAGTTGAAAATTGTTAAGTTTCCCGGAAAATAGAATACGAACTGCACGAAATACCCAGTCTTCAAATTGTGCAGCGCCCTCGTTTCCAGGTGGTGTCTTTGGTAGTTCCGATATGAGTTGGCCAATGAGCTTCATTCGAAAGTCTTGAACAGCAGGGTTTCTCTCTGTTTTTAAATCATCATGTATTTGGTCGAGAGGAATGTCTTGTAGGTCTGAAACTTCGAGGTTTAAGGCTTTCCAGTGGCATGGGTGAATGCAAACTTTCTGGTCGTGTTGTGTTACATCAATTGTTGCAGGTGATCCGTCATGGCAGAATATATAGTTGTTAGTTGCCACGTCATGCATACCTACGAAGCCAATGCTGAACAATGCGTAGAACGCTTGCTTCGCGTTGCTCAAAATTGCGAAGTCGCTTTCTTTTTGGTCTGAAAAGGTGCTTTCAGATATAATTGTTTCAAGTTCCATTGTGAACTTTTCGTAGTCAAGTACAGCGCTGTGCCCCTTGAAGTGGAGTATGAGAAGTTCGAGGCCAGGGAATACGGTTTCGTATTCTTTGAGGAGGTCTTGCATTCTGTCTTGGGATATTTGTCTAGACGCCTCGTCGAGGTCAGATTCGATAACTTCTTTTCTTCCTGACCGTGATGCTATTGAGTATGTGCAGTTTAAAAGGACGAGTATGTCGCGCGGCCTGTATAAGGTGTGTTGAAGGCATTTTTCAAATCCTGTTTTGTATGAGATGTCATTCTTTGCAAATCTATTCCATATTTTAGTGTCGTTTTCGATGTCATGGATGTCAAAAAACTTCCTGAGTCGCAGGGCGACGAGATGGAATAGGCCGTCCTTGTTCCATCTAAGTCGGAGGGTATTCCCCTCTATATGTCGAGAAAAGTCTTGGTCGAATACGGACAATGCCCTAAAGGTATTGTCCCGGATGAAAAGCAAAACATGAATAGGGCTTTGACTGTCCCTAAATTCCGCTGCTGTCGCGGCTAATCCTCCAAGGACAGCTGAGTCAGTGCGCCGTGGTTGCCAGCCTTCATCAAGGTTGTCGAAAAGAAAAATTATCCGTTTCTTAATGTGCACAAGAGCTGCGCTGATGTTCTTCTGGAGGTGTTCAACCTCAAACGCAGAAGCAATAACACTTGGGATGAGCGCTATGCTTTCTGATGGTTTGATGCATGTTTGAATTATCTGGGTGCATCGTTTGAACGTCGAAGATTTTAATAGGGAAGAGTGGTTGGTTTTAAATTTGTTCAAGTAGTCATAGCTTTCGCTTTTGCAAAACTTGTAGTGTTTTTCTGCTTCGCAAAGTATAGTGATTAGAGCGCTTACCCTCCAAGCTATTCGAACAATGGCGCGTGCTTGACGATAGTCGTCTGTTATTTTCTCAATGGTAGCATGCAGTTCGAGGGCTTCATATTCTTTGGGTGCATCTTTGATAACCCAGAGTCTGTTGTCTCGGAAAAATTTTTGTAACCTGATAAAAAGGGCTGACTTGCCGGTGCCACGTCTGCCGACAACAAAATTAAAATCATTCGTAGTCGAGAGCGCTAAAAAGTCTGGAGTCTCAACAAACGAATCAGACAGTAGTTTGTCCGTTTCAGCTCGGGCATCGCCTAAAACGTTTCCGATAGTTCCAGTGGGATTTATCATATTGGTTGGGTAAGGTGTTGTTCGGAATTGTCCGGCAAGCCATGG harbors:
- a CDS encoding P-loop ATPase, Sll1717 family, whose protein sequence is MCYSSSIYKPWLAGQFRTTPYPTNMINPTGTIGNVLGDARAETDKLLSDSFVETPDFLALSTTNDFNFVVGRRGTGKSALFIRLQKFFRDNRLWVIKDAPKEYEALELHATIEKITDDYRQARAIVRIAWRVSALITILCEAEKHYKFCKSESYDYLNKFKTNHSSLLKSSTFKRCTQIIQTCIKPSESIALIPSVIASAFEVEHLQKNISAALVHIKKRIIFLFDNLDEGWQPRRTDSAVLGGLAATAAEFRDSQSPIHVLLFIRDNTFRALSVFDQDFSRHIEGNTLRLRWNKDGLFHLVALRLRKFFDIHDIENDTKIWNRFAKNDISYKTGFEKCLQHTLYRPRDILVLLNCTYSIASRSGRKEVIESDLDEASRQISQDRMQDLLKEYETVFPGLELLILHFKGHSAVLDYEKFTMELETIISESTFSDQKESDFAILSNAKQAFYALFSIGFVGMHDVATNNYIFCHDGSPATIDVTQHDQKVCIHPCHWKALNLEVSDLQDIPLDQIHDDLKTERNPAVQDFRMKLIGQLISELPKTPPGNEGAAQFEDWVFRAVRILFSGKLNNFQLKPNSNSVQRRDIVATNNGDKGFWRRILEDYSTRQVTFEVKNYEKIGPDEARQATSYLSGPYGNFIIIVTRGKNEGLTESEKSWIKEMWDQHKKMIFTIPSDALGRCISKLRKSTERFDYTEDFLTKRLDIFVRHYLSLKIKR